One genomic window of Solanum dulcamara chromosome 10, daSolDulc1.2, whole genome shotgun sequence includes the following:
- the LOC129869966 gene encoding putative glycine-rich cell wall structural protein 1 → MKNLFKIILLLSIICLLLTSAVSAAGGGGGGRGGGGGGGGGGGGRGGGGGRGDGGGKSGGGGRGGSGGKGGGGGRGGGGGKGGGGGKGGGGGRSSGGSTGRDRGGGGGRNSGWWPTPHGGHTARSSASNSLGYGSFCNTPRARLDWL, encoded by the exons ATGAAGAACTTATTCAAAATTATCTTATTGCTTTCCATTATTTGTCTCCTCTTAACATCAGCCGTCTCCGCCGCTGGCGGCGGCGGCGGCGgacgaggaggaggaggaggaggaggaggaggaggaggaggaagaggtgGCGGTGGAGGAAGAGGTGACGGTGGTGGAAAGAGTGGCGGTGGAGGAAGGGGTGGAAGTGGTGGAAAGGGTGGCGGTGGAGGAAGAGGTGGCGGTGGAGGAAAGGGTGGCGGTGGTGGAAAGGGTGGCGGTGGTGGAAGGTCTAGTGGAGGCTCAACAGGCAGAGACCGTGGCGGCGGTGGTGGAAGAAACAGTGGGTGGTGGCCGACACCTCACGGTGGTCATACGGCGAGGAGCAGTGCATCTAATTCATTAGGATACGGCTCTT TTTGTAATACtcctagagcccgtttggattggctttaa